A region from the Triticum aestivum cultivar Chinese Spring chromosome 3D, IWGSC CS RefSeq v2.1, whole genome shotgun sequence genome encodes:
- the LOC123076845 gene encoding zinc finger BED domain-containing protein RICESLEEPER 2 isoform X1, which produces MEEEEGDHEAYQSGGSSLISGATMRRAQPPPGVSPSSINICRAYHAGRSQDTRMVDCEEDEADEEDVDYEEEEEGEEDEDDEEEYDDDEEEEEEEEEEEEEEEEEEEGDNVDEEGGVEIIDMGSFSEPGRKFLSKVWKEYEPIRVDGIVVAAECKHCARNICAERKHGTSSLRKHLKRCRERKKVLRVSGQLSASIVSPDGVAMGLWTFNQALARRELMRMIVLHELAFSLVEYDGFRRFVSSLNPSFKMICRKTVKEDCMKAFKEEKRILQRMFQNSKSKISLTTDLWTSNQTVGYICITAHFIDEEWKPQKRIVKFAAMETPHTGAAMFNVMVNFIREWNIEDNLFAVTLDNASNNGAMMKLLKAHLLLKKMLPGSGKLFHQRCAAHVINLICQAGLNFLGPVINMMRESVKYIRSSPSRKEKFQEIVAQHGVSCGRTPSLEVPTRWNSTYMMIDIAKEYRGVFDSLAIHDKQYTFKPSFEDWENAEDVCRLLKAFYEATNVISGTKYPTANLYFHEM; this is translated from the exons atggaagaggaagaaggggaCCATGAGGCATACCAAAGTGGTGGTTCATCGTTGATATCCGGTGCGACAATGAGAAGGGCTCAACCACCCCCAGGGGTGTCTCCTTCTTCGATAAACATTTGTAGAGCTTATCATG CAGGACGTTCACAAGACACTCGTATGGTTGATTGTGAAGAAGATGAggctgatgaagaagatgttgactatgaagaagaagaggaaggagaagaagatgaggatgatgaagaagaatatgatgatgatgaagaagaagaagaagaagaagaagaagaagaagaagaagaagaagaagaagaagagggagataaTGTGGATGAAGAGGGAGGGGTTGAGATCATTGACATGGGTTCATTTTCTGAACCGGGAAGAAAGTTTTTGTCTAAAGTGTGGAAAGAATATGAGCCTATCCGTGTTGATGGCATAGTTGTAGCTGCTGAGTGCAAACACTGTGCAAGGAATATTTGTGCTGAGCGtaaacatggaacaagttcattgCGCAAACATTTGAAGAGATGCAGGGAAAGGAAGAAGGTTCTTAGAGTTTCTGGACAGCTGAGTGCTTCTATCGTGAGTCCTGATGGAGTTGCAATGGGGCTCTGGACATTTAATCAGGCATTAGCACGCCGAGAGCTAATGAGGATGATTGTGTTGCATGAATTGGCATTCTCATTGGTGGAGTACGATGGATTTAGAAGATTTGTCTCTAGTCTAAATCCTAGCTTCAAGATGATATGTAGAAAAACAGTGAAGGAGGACTGCATGAAAGCATTTAAGGAAGAGAAGAGAATTCTGCAAAGGATGttccaaaactccaaatccaagATTTCTTTGACTACGGATCTGTGGACATCAAATCAGACAGTGGGGTACATTTGCATCACAGCTCACTTCATTGATGAGGAGTGGAAGCCGCAGAAGAGGATAGTGAAATTCGCAGCTATGGAGACGCCGCACACAGGAGCTGCAATGTTCAACGTCATGGTGAATTTCATAAGAGAGTGGAACATTGAAGATAATCTCTTTGCTGTGACGCTAGACAATGCATCAAACAATGGTGCAATGATGAAGCTATTGAAGGCACATCTCCTGCTTAAGAAGATGTTACCTGGTAGTGGCAAGTTGTTTCACCAACGTTGTGCTGCCCATGTCATAAATCTGATATGTCAAGCAGGATTGAACTTCCTTGGTCCAGTGATCAACATGATGCGTGAAAGTGTCAAATATATTCGAAGCTCACCAAGTCGAAAGGAAAAATTTCAAGAAATCGTTGCGCAGCATGGTGTATCATGTGGGAGAACTCCAAGTCTTGAAGTTCCAACTCGCTGGAACTCAACCTACATGATGATTGATATAGCGAAGGAGTATCGCGGAGTGTTTGACTCTTTGGCCATTCACGATAAACAATATACCTTCAAGCCATCTTTTGAGGATTGGGAAAATGCCGAAGATGTTTGCAGGCTACTGAAGGCATTTTATGAAGCCACTAATGTGATATCGGGCACAAAATATCCAACTGCTAATTTGTATTTCCATGAAATGTGA
- the LOC123076845 gene encoding zinc finger BED domain-containing protein RICESLEEPER 2 isoform X2, whose protein sequence is MEEEEGDHEAYQSGGSSLISGATMRRAQPPPGVSPSSINICRAYHGRSQDTRMVDCEEDEADEEDVDYEEEEEGEEDEDDEEEYDDDEEEEEEEEEEEEEEEEEEEGDNVDEEGGVEIIDMGSFSEPGRKFLSKVWKEYEPIRVDGIVVAAECKHCARNICAERKHGTSSLRKHLKRCRERKKVLRVSGQLSASIVSPDGVAMGLWTFNQALARRELMRMIVLHELAFSLVEYDGFRRFVSSLNPSFKMICRKTVKEDCMKAFKEEKRILQRMFQNSKSKISLTTDLWTSNQTVGYICITAHFIDEEWKPQKRIVKFAAMETPHTGAAMFNVMVNFIREWNIEDNLFAVTLDNASNNGAMMKLLKAHLLLKKMLPGSGKLFHQRCAAHVINLICQAGLNFLGPVINMMRESVKYIRSSPSRKEKFQEIVAQHGVSCGRTPSLEVPTRWNSTYMMIDIAKEYRGVFDSLAIHDKQYTFKPSFEDWENAEDVCRLLKAFYEATNVISGTKYPTANLYFHEM, encoded by the exons atggaagaggaagaaggggaCCATGAGGCATACCAAAGTGGTGGTTCATCGTTGATATCCGGTGCGACAATGAGAAGGGCTCAACCACCCCCAGGGGTGTCTCCTTCTTCGATAAACATTTGTAGAGCTTATCATG GACGTTCACAAGACACTCGTATGGTTGATTGTGAAGAAGATGAggctgatgaagaagatgttgactatgaagaagaagaggaaggagaagaagatgaggatgatgaagaagaatatgatgatgatgaagaagaagaagaagaagaagaagaagaagaagaagaagaagaagaagaagaagagggagataaTGTGGATGAAGAGGGAGGGGTTGAGATCATTGACATGGGTTCATTTTCTGAACCGGGAAGAAAGTTTTTGTCTAAAGTGTGGAAAGAATATGAGCCTATCCGTGTTGATGGCATAGTTGTAGCTGCTGAGTGCAAACACTGTGCAAGGAATATTTGTGCTGAGCGtaaacatggaacaagttcattgCGCAAACATTTGAAGAGATGCAGGGAAAGGAAGAAGGTTCTTAGAGTTTCTGGACAGCTGAGTGCTTCTATCGTGAGTCCTGATGGAGTTGCAATGGGGCTCTGGACATTTAATCAGGCATTAGCACGCCGAGAGCTAATGAGGATGATTGTGTTGCATGAATTGGCATTCTCATTGGTGGAGTACGATGGATTTAGAAGATTTGTCTCTAGTCTAAATCCTAGCTTCAAGATGATATGTAGAAAAACAGTGAAGGAGGACTGCATGAAAGCATTTAAGGAAGAGAAGAGAATTCTGCAAAGGATGttccaaaactccaaatccaagATTTCTTTGACTACGGATCTGTGGACATCAAATCAGACAGTGGGGTACATTTGCATCACAGCTCACTTCATTGATGAGGAGTGGAAGCCGCAGAAGAGGATAGTGAAATTCGCAGCTATGGAGACGCCGCACACAGGAGCTGCAATGTTCAACGTCATGGTGAATTTCATAAGAGAGTGGAACATTGAAGATAATCTCTTTGCTGTGACGCTAGACAATGCATCAAACAATGGTGCAATGATGAAGCTATTGAAGGCACATCTCCTGCTTAAGAAGATGTTACCTGGTAGTGGCAAGTTGTTTCACCAACGTTGTGCTGCCCATGTCATAAATCTGATATGTCAAGCAGGATTGAACTTCCTTGGTCCAGTGATCAACATGATGCGTGAAAGTGTCAAATATATTCGAAGCTCACCAAGTCGAAAGGAAAAATTTCAAGAAATCGTTGCGCAGCATGGTGTATCATGTGGGAGAACTCCAAGTCTTGAAGTTCCAACTCGCTGGAACTCAACCTACATGATGATTGATATAGCGAAGGAGTATCGCGGAGTGTTTGACTCTTTGGCCATTCACGATAAACAATATACCTTCAAGCCATCTTTTGAGGATTGGGAAAATGCCGAAGATGTTTGCAGGCTACTGAAGGCATTTTATGAAGCCACTAATGTGATATCGGGCACAAAATATCCAACTGCTAATTTGTATTTCCATGAAATGTGA